A region of the Pseudomonas asiatica genome:
GATCGCTGCCGAGGAAAACCCGTTCCTCGGTGTGCGCGGCGTACGCCTTACCCTGCAGCGCCCGCAGGTGATGGAGGACCAGCTGCGCGCCTTGCTGCGCGCGGCCGACCAGCGCCCGCTGCGCATCATGTTCCCGATGGTCGGGCAGGTGCATGAATGGCGCGAGGCACGTGCCATGGTCGAGCGCCTGCGCGCCGAGATCCCGGTAGCCGATCTGCAACTGGGTATCATGGTCGAAGTGCCCTCGGCAGCGCTGCTGGCACCACAGCTGGCGCGCGAAGTGGACTTCTTCAGCATCGGCACCAACGACCTGACCCAGTACACCCTGGCCATCGACCGTGGTCACCCCAGCCTCTCGGCCCAGGCCGACGGCCTGCACCCGGCGGTGCTCAGCCTGATCGACATGACCGTGCGCGCCGCCCATGCCCATGGCAAGTGGGTGGGCGTGTGCGGCGAGCTGGCGGCCGACCCGCAGGCGGTGGCCGTGCTGCTGGGCCTGGACGTGGACGAACTCAGCGTCGCCGCGCGCAGCATTGCCGAAGTCAAGGCCCTGGTCCGCCAGGCCGATCACCAGACGGCCCGCGCCCTGGCGCGCGAGGCCCTGCAACAGGACAGCGCCGCAGCGGTTCGCGCGCTGGTGGAGCGTTACTGAATGGCCAAGATCCTCACCCTCACCCTGAACCCGGCGCTGGATATCACCATCGGCCTGGATACCCTGCGCCCGGGGCAGGTCAACCGCAGCCAGGAGCAGCACAGCCACGCCGCGGGCAAGGGGCTGAACGTTGCCCAGGTACTGGCCGACCTGGGGCACAGCGTCACTGTTGGCGGCTTCCTCGGCCGTGACAACCTGCAGCCTTTCGAAGCGCTGATCGACTGGCGCGGCTTCGTCGACTGCTTTGTCCGCGTACCGGGCGAAACCCGCAGCAACATCAAGCTGGTCGAGGCTGATGGCCGTGTCACCGACATCAACGGCCAAGGCCCGGAAGTCGACGAAGCGGCACGCAGTGCATTGCTGCGCCGCCTGGCGCAGATTGCCCCGGGCCACGACGCGGTGGTGGTGGCTGGTAGCCTGCCACGTGGGATCAGTGCCGACTGGTTCCGCCAGTTGCTCGAACAGCTCAAGGCGCAAGGCCTCAAGGTGGCCCTGGACAGCAGTGGCGAAGCCCTGCGTGCCGGCCTGCAGAGCTCGCCCTGGCTGGTCAAGCCCAATACCGAAGAGCTGGGCGAAGTGCTTGGCCTGGCTGTGGATAACCCGGCGCAGCAGCGCGCTGCTGCCGAGCGCCTGCTGGCCAGTGGCGTCGAACACGTGGTGGTGTCGGCGGGCGAGCAGGGCGTCAGCTGGTTTACCCATGACCATGCTGTACATGCTTGCCCGCCCAAGGTGCAGGTCGCCAGCACGGTGGGCGCAGGTGATTCGCTGGTGGCCGGCATGGTCCACGGCCTGCTGCAGGGCGAAGCCCCGGCGCAGACCTTGACCCGTGCCACCGCGATCGCTGCACAGGCTGTTACCCAGGTTGGTTTCGGCATCCGTGACCGCGAGCAACTGGCGCGTCTGGAAGCCGCCGTGCAACTGACAGAACAACAAGAGGGTTGCCGATGAACATTGCCATTGTCACTGCCTGCCCCAACGGCCAGGTGTCGAGCGTGCTGAGCGCGCGCTTGCTGTCCGCCGCTGCCCAGCGGCGCGGCTGGAGCACCAGCGTCGAAGTGCAGGATGCCGGCCACCCCGAGCGGCAGCTGAGCGCCGCGCAGATCGCCGAAGCCGACTGGGTGCTGGTGGTCAGCACCGGCCCGGTGGACCTGGCGCGTTTCGTCGGCAAGCGCGTGTACCAGAGCACGCCGTCCCAGGCTTTGGCCGACCGCGAAGGCTTCCTCGATGAGGCGGCGGCCAATGCCCGGCTGCTGGCCGCGGTGCCCGGCCTTGCGGCCGAAGCTGGCAACGCAGGTGCACGCATCGTCGCCGTCACGGCTTGCCCGACTGGCGTCGCGCATACATTCATGGCCGCGGAAGCCTTGCAGCAGGCCGCGCAGCAACTGGGCTACCAGCTCACCGTCGAGACCCAGGGTTCGGTCGGTGCGCGCAACCCCTTGTCCGCCGAAGCCATCGCCGCAGCCGATGTAGTGCTGCTGGCCGCCGACATCGAAGTGCCCACCGCGCGTTTCGCCGGCAAGCGCATCTACCGTTGTGGCACCGGTATCGCCCTCAAGCAGGCCCGTGCCACCCTGGACAAGGCCTTGGCCGAAGCCAAGGTGGAAAACAGCAGCGATGCTGCAGCGGCGAGCACGCCAGCGAGGGGCGAGAAGACCGGGGTATACAAGCACCTGCTCACCGGCGTGTCGTTCATGCTACCGATGGTGGTGGCTGGCGGCCTGCTGATTGCCCTGTCGTTCGTGTTCGGTATCGAGGCTTACAAAGAAGCAGGCACCTTGCCGGCCGCGTTGATGCAGATCGGCG
Encoded here:
- the pfkB gene encoding 1-phosphofructokinase, whose amino-acid sequence is MAKILTLTLNPALDITIGLDTLRPGQVNRSQEQHSHAAGKGLNVAQVLADLGHSVTVGGFLGRDNLQPFEALIDWRGFVDCFVRVPGETRSNIKLVEADGRVTDINGQGPEVDEAARSALLRRLAQIAPGHDAVVVAGSLPRGISADWFRQLLEQLKAQGLKVALDSSGEALRAGLQSSPWLVKPNTEELGEVLGLAVDNPAQQRAAAERLLASGVEHVVVSAGEQGVSWFTHDHAVHACPPKVQVASTVGAGDSLVAGMVHGLLQGEAPAQTLTRATAIAAQAVTQVGFGIRDREQLARLEAAVQLTEQQEGCR